The Serratia rhizosphaerae genome has a segment encoding these proteins:
- a CDS encoding heavy metal sensor histidine kinase: MSTLARRWRTMSLTLRSAILFAVVAALVVSAAGSYLYGAMRQEMVNRSDLQVTGRIDYYRKLLGQRFLVERLVANTGLFENMLGNEQDVLIFQLQGQKPLINVNPARLTLPSVVPTPVGQPQRLKAVRAGETPQGVPIRLASALVKLEDGKVLQISVAHVMANEQKMLARYLWRVLAAVGMAFALIALLGYWVMRRELRPLRRMAAQAAAIAPSTLSTRLSVHGAPQELRQLIVSFNAMLDRINDGYQRLTQFSADLAHEIRTPVGALMGQCQVALYQPRSVEEYETLLSTNMEELERISRMVENILFLARAGNAQSALNYRTLDMAAELQRVADYFEGLAEERGIQLTCQGGGRLWADAMLFQRALSNLVANAVRYADGNSQIILRAGTEGDACVVRVINQGAPIDAAHLDKLFDRFYRADAARSSQASGLGLSIVRAIMTLHGGEACAQCYPQPPAAQIVFSLLFPANPQEAHDGRG, from the coding sequence ATGAGTACGTTGGCCCGGCGCTGGCGGACGATGTCCCTGACGTTACGCAGCGCCATCCTGTTCGCCGTGGTGGCGGCGCTGGTGGTCAGCGCTGCGGGCAGCTACCTGTATGGCGCGATGCGTCAGGAAATGGTCAACCGCAGCGATCTGCAGGTGACCGGACGTATCGACTATTACCGGAAATTACTGGGTCAGCGCTTTTTAGTGGAGCGGCTGGTTGCCAATACCGGGTTGTTCGAAAATATGCTGGGCAACGAACAGGACGTCCTGATCTTCCAGCTGCAGGGGCAAAAACCGTTAATCAACGTTAACCCGGCCAGGCTGACGCTGCCATCGGTGGTGCCAACGCCGGTCGGTCAGCCGCAGCGGCTGAAGGCAGTGCGCGCCGGAGAGACGCCGCAGGGCGTGCCGATCCGGCTGGCATCGGCGCTGGTGAAACTGGAGGACGGCAAAGTCCTGCAAATTTCGGTGGCGCATGTGATGGCCAACGAACAGAAAATGCTGGCGCGTTATTTGTGGCGCGTGCTGGCGGCGGTGGGGATGGCCTTCGCGCTCATTGCGCTGCTGGGATACTGGGTGATGCGCCGTGAGCTGCGGCCACTAAGGCGCATGGCGGCGCAGGCGGCGGCGATCGCGCCCAGTACGCTGTCAACCCGGCTGAGCGTGCACGGAGCGCCGCAGGAACTGCGGCAGCTGATAGTGTCATTCAACGCCATGCTTGACCGGATAAACGACGGCTATCAGCGCTTGACGCAGTTCTCCGCCGATCTGGCGCATGAGATCCGCACGCCGGTAGGCGCTCTGATGGGCCAGTGTCAGGTGGCCCTGTACCAGCCCCGCAGCGTAGAAGAGTATGAAACCCTGCTCTCCACCAATATGGAGGAATTGGAGCGTATCTCACGCATGGTGGAGAATATTCTGTTTCTGGCCCGTGCCGGCAACGCGCAATCCGCGCTGAATTACCGCACGCTGGATATGGCGGCGGAGCTGCAGCGGGTGGCTGATTACTTTGAAGGCTTGGCAGAAGAGCGTGGTATTCAGCTGACTTGCCAAGGGGGCGGGCGGCTGTGGGCCGATGCCATGCTTTTTCAGCGGGCGCTGAGCAATCTGGTCGCCAATGCGGTGCGTTATGCCGATGGGAACAGCCAAATCATACTGCGGGCCGGGACGGAGGGGGACGCGTGCGTGGTACGGGTGATCAATCAGGGGGCGCCAATCGACGCCGCACACCTGGATAAACTGTTCGACCGGTTCTATCGCGCTGACGCCGCACGCAGCAGCCAGGCCAGCGGGCTTGGGCTGTCAATTGTACGCGCCATCATGACGTTGCACGGTGGCGAGGCCTGTGCCCAGTGTTACCCGCAGCCGCCGGCCGCCCAAATCGTGTTCAGCCTGCTATTTCCGGCAAATCCGCAGGAGGCGCATGACGGGAGAGGGTAA
- a CDS encoding DUF4762 family protein, protein MKKVTLPAAEAVIGGTCKKNCTDSFEWIGSAPNQVCTLVRSCTDKYGKIHQTSMPAVDSKQCRPIG, encoded by the coding sequence ATGAAAAAAGTAACTCTGCCGGCAGCGGAAGCGGTGATTGGCGGGACGTGCAAAAAAAATTGCACGGACAGTTTTGAATGGATTGGTTCCGCTCCAAACCAGGTATGCACCCTGGTTCGTTCCTGTACCGACAAATATGGTAAGATACATCAGACTTCCATGCCGGCAGTTGACAGTAAACAATGCCGACCAATTGGTTAA
- the actS gene encoding amidase activator ActS, giving the protein MSRGNISAAWRRLAVCLTLGLLLAGCSGKNSYNRDYDKLPKGSYSGSSYTVQRGDTLYYIAWITGNDVSTLARTNNIRPPYSLAVGQKLKVSPGATAKSTSRKSGGRSSGSVLTKSTPPPGVSRCWRWPTDGKIVARFSTSDGGNKGIDIAGRRGQPVYASSKGKVVYVGNQLRGYGNLIMIKHGEDFISAYAHNDTTLVRNGQDVKAGQKIATMGSSGANSVRLHFQIRYRATALDPLRYLPPQGRVPSC; this is encoded by the coding sequence TTGAGCAGAGGGAATATATCTGCGGCGTGGCGCCGTCTGGCGGTGTGTCTGACGCTTGGCCTGCTGTTGGCGGGCTGCTCAGGCAAAAATAGCTACAACCGTGATTATGATAAATTGCCTAAAGGCAGCTACAGCGGTAGTTCCTATACCGTCCAGCGTGGCGATACGCTGTATTACATCGCCTGGATTACCGGCAATGACGTCAGCACGCTGGCGCGCACCAACAATATCCGTCCGCCTTATAGTCTGGCCGTCGGGCAAAAATTAAAAGTCAGCCCCGGCGCGACGGCGAAAAGCACAAGCCGCAAATCCGGCGGTCGCTCCTCCGGCAGCGTGCTGACGAAGAGTACGCCGCCGCCGGGCGTCTCACGCTGCTGGCGCTGGCCGACCGATGGCAAGATCGTTGCCAGGTTCTCAACCTCTGACGGCGGTAATAAGGGTATCGATATTGCGGGCCGCCGCGGGCAGCCGGTTTACGCCAGCTCCAAGGGCAAAGTGGTGTATGTCGGCAACCAACTGCGCGGTTACGGCAATCTGATCATGATTAAGCATGGTGAAGATTTTATTTCGGCCTATGCGCATAACGACACTACGCTGGTGCGTAACGGGCAGGATGTGAAAGCCGGGCAGAAAATTGCCACCATGGGCAGCAGCGGCGCCAATTCTGTCCGCCTGCATTTCCAGATTCGCTATCGCGCGACGGCGCTGGATCCGCTACGTTATTTACCGCCGCAGGGGCGTGTTCCTTCCTGTTAA
- a CDS encoding DsbA family protein yields MTSISDERIKKSPIKEENAIVEIFSYGCHYCAINEKNVKELEAQLPPGSKLVRLHIGNPQNSGLSAYAPLFATLSVMGLEDKYRESAYRAIIKERLDLSDPAQLGQWLQDNGIDRTDYRSVSQSQDVKELMAYMTAVSEYYQVNATPSFIVNKKWLAQQDSDFSTFSKKLLSLLKDDSPLEP; encoded by the coding sequence TTGACGTCGATTAGCGATGAGCGGATTAAAAAAAGCCCGATAAAAGAAGAAAACGCAATTGTCGAAATTTTCTCTTATGGCTGCCACTACTGTGCAATTAATGAAAAGAACGTCAAAGAACTTGAGGCACAGTTGCCGCCTGGCAGCAAGCTAGTTCGCCTGCATATTGGCAACCCGCAAAACAGCGGTCTGTCTGCCTATGCGCCGCTGTTCGCCACGCTGTCGGTGATGGGGCTGGAAGACAAGTACCGTGAAAGCGCCTACCGGGCGATTATCAAAGAGCGGCTCGATCTGAGTGACCCGGCGCAACTGGGGCAATGGCTGCAGGATAACGGCATCGATCGTACGGACTATCGAAGCGTCAGCCAGTCACAGGACGTCAAGGAGTTGATGGCTTATATGACGGCGGTTAGCGAGTACTACCAGGTTAATGCTACCCCGAGCTTTATCGTCAATAAAAAATGGCTGGCGCAGCAGGATAGCGATTTCTCTACCTTTAGCAAAAAGCTGTTGTCGCTGCTGAAGGACGATAGCCCGCTGGAGCCGTAA
- a CDS encoding glutathione S-transferase family protein produces the protein MLEVWGRKSSSNVQALMWCIGELGLPYQRHDVGHRFGGTDSDEFYALNPNRTIPVLRDGDLPPLWETGAILRYLANRYAPDEFWPADLIARTNVDRWMEWSKLNVALLFTAPIFWRVVRTPAAERDPAAIDQALQAFENKLMIAEQRLAGQTFLAGDTFSAADIQFGHVLYRYYDIDIDRQPLPNLRSYYDRLTERPAFREHVMVSYEALRA, from the coding sequence ATGCTGGAAGTTTGGGGAAGAAAGAGCTCATCCAATGTACAGGCGCTTATGTGGTGCATTGGCGAGCTGGGTTTACCGTATCAAAGACATGACGTCGGGCACCGATTCGGCGGCACGGACAGCGACGAATTTTATGCGCTGAACCCGAACCGTACCATCCCCGTACTCCGAGATGGCGACCTCCCGCCGCTGTGGGAAACCGGCGCCATCCTGCGCTATCTGGCAAACCGTTATGCACCGGACGAATTCTGGCCCGCCGACTTAATCGCCAGAACCAATGTAGACCGCTGGATGGAATGGTCAAAACTGAACGTAGCGCTGCTGTTTACCGCGCCGATCTTTTGGCGCGTGGTGCGTACGCCCGCAGCTGAACGCGATCCCGCCGCGATCGACCAAGCGCTGCAGGCCTTTGAGAACAAACTGATGATTGCCGAACAGCGCCTCGCAGGCCAGACGTTTTTGGCTGGCGACACATTTTCCGCCGCAGATATCCAATTCGGGCACGTGCTGTATCGTTACTACGATATAGACATCGACCGACAACCACTGCCAAACCTGCGCAGCTACTACGATCGGCTGACGGAACGCCCCGCCTTCCGCGAACACGTTATGGTGTCTTACGAAGCATTAAGGGCTTAA
- a CDS encoding heavy metal response regulator transcription factor, giving the protein MRILVVEDDTSTGDYLKKGLGEAGYGVDLARNGTDGLFRALEHGYDAIVLDVMLPGIDGWQIIEVLRKKSDVPILFLTARDGVQDRIHGLELGADDYLVKPFSFTELVLRLRTLLRRGTVRESDHYAIADLHIDVLRRKVMRQETLIPLTNKEFMLLHLLVRREGEVLSRTMIASQVWDMNFDSDTNVVDVAIKRLRAKIDRPFAIKLIHTVRGIGYVCEARP; this is encoded by the coding sequence ATGCGCATATTAGTGGTTGAAGACGATACCAGCACCGGCGATTACCTGAAAAAGGGGCTGGGGGAGGCCGGATACGGCGTTGATCTGGCGCGTAACGGCACCGATGGCCTGTTCCGGGCGTTGGAGCATGGCTACGATGCCATCGTGCTGGACGTGATGCTGCCCGGAATTGATGGCTGGCAGATTATTGAGGTGCTGCGTAAGAAAAGCGATGTGCCGATCCTGTTTCTGACGGCGCGCGACGGCGTGCAGGACCGGATCCACGGCCTTGAGCTGGGCGCCGATGATTACCTGGTCAAACCGTTTTCGTTTACCGAACTGGTGCTGCGCCTGCGCACGCTGCTGCGTCGCGGCACGGTGCGTGAGTCCGATCACTACGCGATCGCCGATCTGCACATCGATGTGCTGCGGCGCAAGGTGATGCGTCAGGAGACGCTGATTCCGCTGACCAATAAAGAGTTTATGCTGCTGCATCTGTTGGTGCGGCGGGAGGGGGAGGTGCTGTCTCGCACCATGATTGCCTCTCAGGTCTGGGATATGAATTTTGACAGCGATACCAACGTGGTGGATGTCGCCATCAAGCGGCTGCGCGCCAAAATCGACCGGCCATTTGCGATCAAATTGATTCATACCGTGCGCGGTATCGGCTACGTCTGCGAGGCGCGTCCATGA
- a CDS encoding ABC transporter, producing MRFVAVWVYLSACNLWDRAIGQWHRVLRLRARLICLILRHTDYRLALAVSEASRWLPFVNRGLRGRAAVARANQHSLLGDGPQVDFIRQMRRRQVLELAATYGRNRQLLAQMASCSAQLNQVVAPLHAAGSPVILAPLHMVSDILAGMVGGDTFPGKATVIVSSGAEMYQEQTRRQGGVNLDYCSIHDDNRAIAGNLTSALMEAADNQRNIIIFPDITPDYTVTTNRARTAKLPCRLFGRPANVHSGVVRLARALSASVVFYYLYYDRGIRIHIFPPVEAGALPQALPEVIETALRQRPEVWMLWHAHSLFFINE from the coding sequence ATGCGTTTCGTTGCCGTATGGGTTTACCTAAGCGCCTGTAACTTGTGGGATCGCGCGATCGGCCAATGGCACCGGGTGCTCAGGCTGCGCGCCCGGCTGATCTGCCTGATACTGCGGCATACCGATTACCGTCTGGCTTTGGCGGTGAGCGAAGCGAGCCGCTGGTTGCCGTTCGTCAATCGCGGGTTGCGGGGGCGTGCGGCGGTGGCACGCGCCAATCAGCACTCTTTGCTTGGCGACGGGCCGCAGGTGGACTTTATTCGTCAGATGCGTCGGCGACAGGTGCTGGAACTGGCGGCGACCTACGGACGTAATCGTCAACTGTTGGCGCAGATGGCGTCTTGCAGCGCCCAACTGAATCAGGTGGTTGCACCGCTGCATGCTGCTGGTTCTCCGGTGATTTTGGCGCCGCTGCATATGGTTTCTGACATCCTGGCCGGGATGGTGGGAGGGGATACCTTTCCTGGCAAGGCGACGGTCATCGTATCGTCCGGTGCCGAGATGTATCAGGAGCAGACACGCAGACAGGGCGGCGTTAATCTGGATTACTGCTCGATTCATGATGATAACCGCGCTATTGCCGGCAACCTGACGTCCGCACTGATGGAAGCGGCGGATAATCAGAGAAATATCATTATTTTTCCAGATATTACACCAGATTATACGGTGACCACCAACCGCGCCAGAACGGCGAAACTGCCTTGTCGCTTGTTCGGCCGCCCTGCCAACGTGCACAGCGGCGTGGTGCGTTTGGCGCGCGCGCTGTCCGCCAGCGTGGTGTTTTATTACCTCTATTATGACCGTGGCATCAGGATTCATATTTTTCCGCCGGTAGAGGCCGGCGCACTGCCGCAGGCATTGCCGGAGGTTATTGAAACCGCGTTGCGGCAACGTCCTGAGGTATGGATGCTCTGGCATGCGCATTCGTTGTTTTTTATCAATGAATAA
- a CDS encoding LysR family transcriptional regulator, which yields MLPTHEYANDLILFALIVDCGSFSKAAESAGITSSVISKRIGKLEKSLGARLLYRTTRSLTPTESGAMLYHHAKTLSAQMQEALYAVSEKSEALTGTIRMSVPTISGELLLSESVAEFCAQHPELKVEMRLENRFVDLVNEGIDLAIRTGTMPDSSLIARHILDSRWVIVCSPAYLEQHPQPQTTADLLAHNCLTYTYQESGTANWLVKQPGHDDIQELQVNGNLSANNARAIRKAVIAGHGIAMVPRCMVYEDLQDEKLVEILNGHCGKVLGVYAVYPYTRNLPLKTRLLIEHIIGSYKRISHYF from the coding sequence ATGTTGCCAACCCATGAATACGCCAACGATCTGATACTCTTCGCGCTTATCGTCGATTGCGGCTCATTCAGCAAAGCGGCGGAAAGCGCCGGTATCACCAGTTCCGTCATCAGTAAACGTATCGGCAAGCTGGAAAAATCACTCGGCGCGCGGCTGCTGTATCGCACCACCCGTAGCCTGACGCCAACCGAAAGCGGTGCGATGCTATACCATCATGCCAAAACCCTGAGCGCGCAAATGCAGGAGGCGCTGTATGCGGTCAGTGAAAAAAGCGAAGCGCTGACCGGCACCATACGGATGTCGGTGCCCACCATTTCCGGTGAACTGCTGCTCAGCGAAAGCGTCGCCGAATTTTGCGCACAGCATCCTGAGCTCAAGGTCGAAATGCGATTGGAAAATCGCTTTGTCGATCTGGTCAACGAAGGCATCGATTTAGCGATACGCACCGGCACCATGCCCGACTCCAGCCTGATCGCCAGGCACATTCTGGACTCGCGCTGGGTGATCGTCTGTTCCCCGGCCTACCTTGAACAACACCCGCAGCCGCAAACCACCGCCGATCTGTTGGCGCATAACTGTCTGACCTATACCTATCAAGAAAGCGGCACCGCCAACTGGCTGGTCAAACAGCCCGGCCACGACGATATTCAGGAACTGCAGGTCAACGGCAATCTTTCCGCCAATAATGCCCGCGCCATTCGCAAAGCGGTGATCGCCGGGCATGGCATCGCGATGGTTCCCCGCTGCATGGTGTATGAGGATTTGCAGGATGAAAAACTGGTGGAAATATTAAATGGCCACTGCGGAAAAGTGCTCGGCGTCTATGCCGTTTACCCCTACACCCGTAATTTACCGTTAAAAACCCGCCTGCTGATCGAACATATCATTGGTAGTTATAAAAGGATCAGCCATTATTTTTGA
- the lldD gene encoding FMN-dependent L-lactate dehydrogenase LldD: MIISASTDYRAAAQAKLPPFLFHYIDGGAYAEHTLQRNTADLADIALRQRVLRNMSELSLETTLFGEKLAMPVALAPVGLTGMYARRGEVQAARAAANKGIPFTLSTVSVCPIEEVAPAINRPMWFQLYVLKDRGFMRNALERAQAAGVKTLVFTVDMPVPGARYRDAHSGMSGPNAAMRRVLQAMTHPQWAWDVGINGKPHDLGNVSAYRGTPTSLEDYIGWLGANFDPSISWKDLEWIREFWQGPMIIKGILDPEDAKDAVRFGADGIVVSNHGGRQLDGVLSTARALPAIADAVKGDITILTDSGIRNGLDVVRMIALGADSVLLGRAFVYALAAAGEAGVANLLDLIDKEMRVAMTLTGAKTIGEITRDSLVKTL, encoded by the coding sequence ATGATCATCTCCGCTTCAACCGACTACCGGGCCGCAGCACAGGCAAAACTTCCGCCTTTTCTGTTCCACTACATTGATGGCGGAGCCTATGCTGAACACACGCTACAGCGCAACACGGCGGATCTGGCCGATATCGCCCTGCGCCAGCGCGTGCTGCGCAACATGTCCGAGCTAAGCCTGGAAACCACCCTGTTCGGCGAGAAACTGGCGATGCCGGTAGCGCTGGCGCCCGTCGGCCTGACCGGCATGTACGCACGGCGCGGTGAAGTGCAGGCGGCGCGCGCGGCCGCCAACAAGGGCATTCCCTTCACGCTGTCGACCGTCTCGGTCTGCCCGATCGAAGAGGTGGCGCCGGCCATCAACCGGCCGATGTGGTTTCAGCTGTATGTGCTGAAGGATCGCGGCTTTATGCGCAACGCGCTGGAGCGGGCGCAGGCGGCCGGGGTTAAAACCCTGGTGTTCACCGTCGATATGCCGGTTCCCGGCGCGCGCTACCGCGATGCGCACTCCGGCATGAGCGGCCCGAACGCCGCCATGCGCCGAGTCTTACAGGCGATGACCCACCCGCAATGGGCGTGGGATGTCGGTATCAACGGTAAACCGCACGACCTTGGCAACGTCTCCGCCTATCGCGGTACGCCCACCAGCCTGGAGGACTATATCGGCTGGCTCGGCGCCAACTTCGATCCGTCGATTTCCTGGAAAGATCTGGAGTGGATCCGCGAGTTCTGGCAGGGGCCGATGATCATTAAAGGCATTCTTGATCCTGAAGATGCCAAAGACGCCGTACGCTTCGGCGCTGACGGTATTGTGGTTTCCAACCACGGCGGCCGCCAGCTGGATGGCGTTCTTTCCACCGCCCGCGCTCTGCCGGCGATTGCCGATGCGGTCAAAGGCGATATCACCATTCTGACCGACTCCGGCATCCGCAACGGGCTGGATGTGGTGCGGATGATTGCGCTGGGCGCCGACAGCGTCCTGCTGGGGCGCGCCTTCGTGTACGCGCTGGCGGCGGCCGGCGAAGCCGGAGTGGCGAACCTGCTGGATCTGATTGATAAAGAAATGCGGGTCGCGATGACGCTGACCGGCGCCAAAACCATCGGCGAGATCACCCGGGATTCGCTGGTCAAAACGCTGTAA
- a CDS encoding L-lactate permease produces MSLFFSIAPIILLIWMMTKHQGVPAYIALPLTAIVVYALQLLWFNGDLLLLHANVITALVAVFTPITIIAGAILLNKLMQISGAENVVRNWLENISPNPVAQLMIIGWAFAFMIEGASGFGTPAAIAAPILVGLGFNPLRVAILTLVMNSVPVSFGAVGTPTWFGFANLGLSDADLLDIGRQTALIHTVAGLIIPILALRFIVSWRQIRQNLPFILLSALSCTLPYLLLAQVNYEFPALLGGAIGLALSVLLARANIGLTRDRTPSTAQPVPFGQVLKAMAPTLLLIVILIVTRIHQLGLKSLLNSTAPLWQGSLGWFGELSISKALIIELQQVLGTSAQASYKTLYVPALIPFLLVVLLAIPLFRLSGQQVHRIFGDTTRSIGKPFIALLGALIMVNLLMLGGDNAPVMIIGRALADTTGASWLLFSALLGALGSFFSGSNTVSNLTFGGIQHSIAVSSGLNVNLTLALQSVGGAMGNMICLNNIIAVCSILGITQAEGKIIRKTILPMLVYGAFAAGMALILAF; encoded by the coding sequence ATGTCCCTGTTTTTCAGTATCGCTCCGATCATCTTATTGATATGGATGATGACGAAACACCAAGGCGTCCCCGCTTATATCGCTCTGCCGTTAACCGCCATTGTGGTCTATGCTTTACAGCTGCTGTGGTTCAACGGCGACTTGCTCCTATTACATGCCAATGTGATTACCGCGCTGGTTGCGGTTTTCACCCCGATTACCATTATCGCCGGCGCCATTTTGCTCAATAAACTGATGCAAATCAGCGGGGCGGAAAACGTGGTGCGCAACTGGCTGGAAAATATCAGCCCCAACCCTGTCGCCCAGCTAATGATCATCGGCTGGGCGTTTGCTTTTATGATTGAGGGCGCCAGCGGCTTCGGCACGCCGGCCGCTATCGCCGCGCCGATTCTGGTTGGGCTGGGGTTTAATCCACTGCGCGTTGCTATCCTGACGCTGGTGATGAACTCGGTGCCGGTCTCTTTCGGCGCCGTGGGCACCCCGACCTGGTTCGGCTTTGCCAACCTGGGGCTGAGCGACGCCGACCTGCTGGACATTGGTCGCCAAACCGCGTTAATCCACACCGTCGCCGGCTTGATCATTCCGATTCTGGCGCTGCGCTTTATCGTTTCCTGGCGGCAGATCCGCCAAAATCTGCCGTTTATCCTGCTGAGCGCACTCAGCTGCACGCTGCCTTACCTGTTGCTGGCGCAGGTTAACTACGAGTTTCCGGCACTGCTGGGCGGCGCCATCGGCCTGGCATTATCGGTGTTGCTGGCCCGCGCCAATATCGGCTTGACGCGCGACAGAACCCCGTCCACCGCTCAGCCGGTACCCTTTGGCCAAGTGCTTAAAGCCATGGCGCCGACGCTGCTGCTGATCGTGATTCTGATCGTCACGCGCATCCACCAGTTGGGGCTGAAATCCCTGCTTAACAGTACCGCTCCGCTGTGGCAGGGCAGTCTGGGATGGTTCGGTGAACTCAGCATCAGCAAGGCGCTGATTATTGAACTGCAGCAGGTATTGGGCACCAGCGCCCAGGCCAGTTATAAAACGCTGTACGTGCCGGCCCTGATTCCTTTCCTGCTGGTGGTGTTACTCGCCATTCCGCTGTTCAGATTAAGCGGCCAACAGGTACATCGGATCTTCGGTGATACCACCCGCAGTATCGGCAAGCCGTTTATCGCCCTGCTCGGTGCGCTGATTATGGTCAATCTGTTGATGCTGGGCGGGGATAACGCGCCGGTGATGATTATCGGCAGAGCGCTGGCCGATACCACCGGTGCCAGCTGGCTGCTGTTTTCCGCCCTTCTCGGCGCACTCGGCTCGTTCTTCTCCGGTTCGAATACCGTTTCAAACCTGACATTTGGCGGTATTCAGCACTCCATCGCCGTCAGCAGCGGTTTGAACGTCAACCTGACGCTGGCATTGCAGTCCGTAGGCGGAGCGATGGGCAATATGATTTGCCTGAACAATATCATCGCCGTCTGCTCAATCCTCGGCATTACTCAGGCCGAGGGCAAGATCATCAGAAAAACCATATTGCCCATGCTGGTTTATGGCGCGTTCGCCGCTGGCATGGCGCTGATACTGGCATTCTGA